In one window of Chryseobacterium phocaeense DNA:
- a CDS encoding tetratricopeptide repeat protein: protein MNRQKFIDKFLIAFMILTVFKIIGIGAQLFHESIWSVIGTLIIFLIVAFIVMMVITALKDKERNTKNSGRRESGGGNFYLETSLFDKIRNKYEELAEKYIAEKDYKKAAKVYMNLLQDNFRGAKTLENGGFYNEAAAVYLKKLNNKSEAASCYEKAKQYKKAIDLYKEMQQKEKVGDLYKELNDLKNAHTYYQMVADDYSANSQMVKASLIYSKKMEQPEEAQKILLQGWEEDKDSFNCLNNYFANVFDIKKLETEIQDLYLKTPSYKKVIYLEAMKHEFKKDPKLQAVTRNIAYEIIAEKVGTRSEIINELKHFNPDDSVILKDISRFKTGRNRMLRK, encoded by the coding sequence ATGAATAGACAGAAATTTATAGACAAATTCCTGATTGCATTTATGATTCTTACGGTGTTTAAGATCATAGGAATCGGGGCGCAGCTTTTTCACGAAAGTATATGGAGTGTTATCGGGACATTGATCATTTTCCTTATTGTCGCTTTTATCGTCATGATGGTGATCACAGCCCTGAAAGATAAAGAAAGGAATACTAAGAATTCAGGAAGGAGAGAATCGGGCGGCGGAAATTTCTATCTGGAAACCTCGTTGTTTGACAAGATCAGAAATAAATACGAAGAGCTCGCCGAAAAATACATTGCTGAGAAAGATTATAAAAAAGCCGCTAAAGTATATATGAACCTTCTTCAGGACAATTTCCGTGGGGCAAAAACACTCGAAAACGGAGGTTTCTATAATGAAGCTGCTGCAGTTTATCTCAAAAAACTAAATAACAAGTCCGAAGCCGCATCCTGCTATGAAAAAGCCAAACAATACAAAAAGGCTATTGATTTGTACAAAGAAATGCAGCAAAAAGAAAAGGTAGGAGACTTGTATAAGGAACTTAATGATCTAAAAAATGCCCATACCTATTATCAGATGGTGGCGGACGATTATTCAGCCAACAGCCAGATGGTAAAAGCTTCCCTGATTTACAGCAAAAAAATGGAGCAGCCGGAGGAAGCGCAAAAAATATTACTGCAGGGCTGGGAAGAAGATAAAGACTCATTCAACTGCCTGAATAATTATTTTGCCAATGTTTTTGATATCAAAAAACTGGAAACGGAAATTCAGGACCTTTATCTGAAAACACCATCGTACAAAAAGGTCATCTATCTTGAAGCCATGAAGCATGAGTTTAAAAAAGATCCCAAACTGCAGGCCGTAACCCGCAATATCGCGTATGAAATTATTGCTGAAAAAGTAGGAACCCGCTCAGAGATCATTAATGAGCTG